A region of the Stieleria neptunia genome:
AGACTGGCCGACAGCATGATCACCGGCGGTGTGGCGGTGGCGGGGTCGTCCTGAAGCGCCTTCAACACCGCCAACCCGTCCAGGTTTGGCATCTGAACATCCAACAACACCAGATCGGGATTCGCCGACTGGATCAGTTCCAGGCCTTCGGTGCCGTCATAGGCGACCAGCACCTCGTATCCGGCGTGCGTCAAACGCATTTGCACGCCGAGAACGATTCCCCGGTCATCATCAATCACGACAATTTTTGAATCATGTGACACAGTACTTCTCTTCAGCGAGTTGTTGATCGACCATCTGAACGATGTCCCGGGGCCGCTCCGCGACGTTCCAGGTCCCTTCGACTTGGACTTGAAGTTCCGGCAGTGGGCCACGAGGACGATTGCGATTGATCTGCAACCGTTCCTTGTTCAACCGCGTCAA
Encoded here:
- a CDS encoding response regulator transcription factor → MSHDSKIVVIDDDRGIVLGVQMRLTHAGYEVLVAYDGTEGLELIQSANPDLVLLDVQMPNLDGLAVLKALQDDPATATPPVIMLSASLQDQQTALDAGAHYFLTKPYRSSDLLDAVTSVFSVPACTG